The proteins below are encoded in one region of Phaseolus vulgaris cultivar G19833 chromosome 1, P. vulgaris v2.0, whole genome shotgun sequence:
- the LOC137816161 gene encoding secreted RxLR effector protein 161-like: MDKCSTSPVPIQKGDKFSLMQCPKNDLERKQMENIPYASIVGSLMYAQTCTRPDISFAVGMLGRYQSNPGLDHWKAAKKVLRYLQGTKDHMLTYKRSDHLEVIGYTHSDFAGCVDTRKSTFGYMYLLAKGAISWKSAKQSVIAASTMEAKFMACFEATVQANWLRNFISGLGIVDSIAKPLKIYCDNSAAVFFSKNDKYSKGAKHMELKYFAVKEEVQKHKVSIERISTDLMIADPLTKGLPPKTFTGHVINMGIMLLVNYECCY, encoded by the coding sequence atggataaatgttcgacatctcctgttccaattcagaaaggagacaaatttagtctcatgcaatgtccaaagaatgacttggaacggaaacagatggagaatataccttatgcatctattgttgggagtttaatgtatgctcaaacttgtacacgaccagatattagttttgcagttggtatgcttggtagataccagagtaatccaggattggatcattggaaagctgcaaagaaagttttaagatacttgcaaggaacgaaggatcacatgcttacttataaaagatctgatcatcttgaggtgattggatatacaCATTCAGATTTTGCTGGCTGTGTGGATACACGAAAGTCTACTTTTGGTTATATGTATCTTTTAGCCAAAGGagcgatttcatggaaaagtgcgAAGCAATCAGTCATTGCTGCGTCCACTATGGAAGCTAAATTTAtggcatgctttgaggccacagttcaggctaattggttgcggaattttatttcaggacttggaattgttgacagtattgccaagccgctgaaaatttattgtgataactccgcagcagtcttcttttctaaaaacgacaagtattctaaaggtgctaaacatatggaattgaaatactttgccgttaaagaagaagttcagaaacataaagtgtcaatagaacgtattagcactgatcttatgattgctgaccctttaacaaaagggttaccgcCCAAAACATTTACTGGTCACGTTATAAATATGGGCATTATGTTACTAGTGAATtatgaatgttgttattaa
- the LOC137813990 gene encoding transcription factor ORG2-like yields MVALFSPPVFSAKGWLLEEEPLGYNITQNRFYQDDVSSEYSFPYQFYPSQPQIEVELQRSTAPSPDPAMVKKLSHNASERDRRKKVNNLVSSLRSLLPLADQTKKMSIPSTVSRVLKYIPELQQQVQALTKRKEELLCRISRQLQGDAVKKESHRKISHHNSSFVVSTTRLNDCEAVVHISSQETHKAPLSEILQCLENDGLFLLDASSSQTFGGRFFYNLHFQVAKADRLESDILTEKLLPIYEKQRIFQ; encoded by the exons ATGGTCGCATTGTTCTCTCCTCCTGTCTTCTCAGCCAAGGGGTGGCTCTTAGAGGAGGAGCCATTAGGCTATAATATTACCCAAAACCGCTTCTACCAAGATGATGTGTCATCGGAGTACTCCTTTCCCTATCAATTTTATCCATCGCAGCCGCAGATTGAGGTTGAATTACAAAGGTCCACTGCACCATCCCCTGATCCTGCCATGGTCAAGAAACTTAGCCACAATGCTAGTGAACGTGATCGCCGCAAGAAGGTCAACAACTTGGTTTCTTCACTTCGCTCTCTTCTTCCACTTGCAGATCAAACG AAAAAAATGAGCATTCCTTCAACAGTTTCTAGAGTGTTGAAATACATTCCTGAACTACAACAGCAAGTGCAAGCACTAACAAAGAGAAAAGAGGAGCTTCTATGCAGAATTTCTCGGCAATTGCAAGGAGATGCAGTGAAGAAAGAATCTCATAGGAAAATTTCCCATCACAACTCTTCTTTTGTTGTCTCTACAACTAGGCTTAACGATTGTGAAGCTGTAGTTCACATTTCCTCTCAAGAGACCCACAAGGCTCCACTATCCGAGATCTTGCAGTGTTTAGAAAATGATGGCCTTTTTCTGCTAGATGCTTCTTCCTCACAAACCTTTGGAGGAAGGTTCTTCTACAACTTGCATTTTCAG GTGGCAAAAGCAGATAGATTAGAGTCCGATATTCTGACTGAGAAGCTTTTACCAATATATGAGAAGCAAAGGATTTTTCAATGA